From one Plantibacter flavus genomic stretch:
- a CDS encoding LacI family DNA-binding transcriptional regulator — MSDDAERGRAPNIRDVARLAGVSHQTVSRVLNNHPSIRDSTRDRVLAVMDEVNYRPNRAARALVTSRSRTIGVLASQRSQYGPASMIQAIENASKDAGYLVSTANLPDVSDASIVAAVEHLLAQSVDGIVVIAPQVRVFRAIEELQVRVPFIAVQSGGDLDDHSIGVDQVAGGRLATRHLIELGHRNIYHLAGPQDWIEAEARMHGFLAEMSAQDVPTTAPILGDWTADFGYRAGIELMRVRDFTAIFSSNDQMALGLIHAIRDEGYDVPRDVSIVGFDDIPEAPHFWPPLTTVRQDFDELGRRCVARLLGNLEVDAVGYRGTIEPELIVRKSTGRPAF; from the coding sequence GTGAGCGACGACGCCGAACGGGGGCGAGCCCCCAATATCCGCGATGTCGCGCGCCTGGCCGGGGTCTCCCACCAGACGGTCTCACGGGTGCTCAACAACCATCCGAGCATCCGCGACTCCACCCGCGACCGGGTCCTCGCCGTCATGGACGAGGTCAACTACCGTCCGAACCGGGCCGCCAGGGCACTCGTGACGAGTCGGTCGCGGACCATCGGCGTGCTCGCGAGCCAGCGGTCGCAGTACGGTCCGGCGAGCATGATCCAGGCGATCGAGAACGCGAGCAAGGACGCCGGGTACCTCGTCAGCACGGCGAACCTGCCCGACGTCTCCGACGCGTCGATCGTCGCCGCCGTCGAGCATCTGCTCGCGCAGTCGGTCGACGGCATCGTGGTCATCGCACCGCAGGTCCGGGTGTTCCGGGCGATCGAGGAGCTGCAGGTACGGGTGCCGTTCATCGCGGTGCAGTCCGGCGGTGACCTCGACGACCACTCGATCGGCGTCGACCAGGTCGCCGGTGGACGCTTGGCGACGCGGCATCTCATCGAGCTCGGGCATCGGAACATCTACCATCTCGCCGGCCCGCAGGACTGGATCGAGGCGGAGGCGCGCATGCACGGCTTCCTCGCCGAGATGAGCGCGCAGGACGTGCCGACGACCGCACCGATCCTCGGTGACTGGACCGCCGACTTCGGCTATCGCGCCGGGATCGAACTCATGCGGGTGCGCGACTTCACCGCGATCTTCTCCTCGAACGACCAGATGGCGCTCGGTCTCATCCACGCGATCCGCGACGAGGGGTACGACGTGCCCCGGGACGTGTCGATCGTGGGGTTCGACGACATCCCGGAGGCACCGCACTTCTGGCCGCCGCTCACGACCGTCCGGCAGGACTTCGATGAGCTGGGGCGTCGCTGTGTCGCGCGGTTGCTCGGCAACCTCGAGGTCGACGCCGTCGGGTACCGCGGAACGATCGAGCCGGAGCTCATCGTGCGGAAGTCGACGGGTCGCCCGGCCTTCTGA
- a CDS encoding ROK family protein — translation MSESTAVGAGPAGGSGMGSGLDSVRRRNLGRIVELVHQGGVQSRSALTRTTGLNRSTVAALVTELASIGIVTESVPVGGQGVGRPSPLVSAGPRAVAFAANPELDAITVAAVRLGGEVLERVRREVDTTPSAAEATAIIAELVAELADRLPDEARGGGGIGLAVPGLVRDADGVVRLAPHLGWVDEPLVERLRAATGRAVFAANDASLGARAERTFGAGRGIDDLVYLNGGASGIGGGIIAGGRPVGGARGYAGEFGHTSATTTGNALEDAVRRSELLRVAGLTAGDDAVLEAALAEGIAADPAGAMREEVVRQARTLGRALAGTVNILDPELVVLGGHLGIVLELASEELHDAVRERALVPPFEDVSIVRAELGQDLLLIGAAELAFDRLIADPAAW, via the coding sequence GTGAGCGAGTCGACAGCGGTCGGGGCGGGTCCAGCGGGCGGATCCGGCATGGGGAGCGGACTCGACTCGGTGCGCCGTCGCAACCTCGGCCGGATCGTCGAGCTCGTGCATCAGGGCGGCGTGCAGTCGCGGTCGGCGCTCACGAGGACGACCGGGCTCAACCGGTCGACGGTCGCCGCGCTCGTCACGGAACTCGCCTCGATCGGTATCGTCACGGAGTCCGTCCCGGTCGGTGGGCAGGGTGTCGGCCGGCCGTCGCCACTCGTCTCGGCCGGCCCGCGAGCCGTCGCCTTCGCAGCGAACCCGGAACTCGACGCGATCACGGTGGCGGCCGTGCGACTCGGCGGCGAGGTCCTCGAGCGCGTGCGTCGCGAGGTCGACACGACACCGTCGGCGGCCGAGGCGACGGCGATCATCGCGGAACTGGTCGCGGAACTCGCCGACCGCCTGCCTGACGAGGCGCGCGGCGGCGGTGGGATCGGGCTGGCGGTCCCCGGTCTCGTCCGGGACGCCGACGGGGTCGTCCGGCTCGCACCGCACCTCGGGTGGGTCGACGAGCCCTTGGTCGAGCGGCTGCGTGCCGCGACCGGTCGTGCGGTGTTCGCGGCCAACGACGCGAGTCTCGGCGCCCGGGCGGAGCGGACCTTCGGGGCGGGCCGCGGTATCGACGACCTCGTCTACCTGAACGGTGGCGCGAGCGGTATCGGTGGTGGCATCATCGCCGGCGGCCGACCGGTCGGGGGTGCGCGCGGCTATGCGGGGGAGTTCGGCCACACCTCGGCGACGACCACCGGCAATGCGCTCGAAGACGCCGTGCGACGCAGCGAGCTCCTCCGCGTCGCCGGTCTCACCGCCGGGGACGACGCGGTCCTCGAAGCGGCGCTCGCCGAGGGCATCGCGGCCGACCCGGCTGGGGCGATGCGGGAGGAGGTCGTCCGGCAGGCCAGGACGCTCGGACGGGCGCTCGCCGGGACGGTGAACATCCTCGACCCCGAACTCGTCGTCCTCGGTGGGCATCTCGGGATCGTGCTCGAACTGGCGTCGGAGGAGTTGCACGATGCGGTCCGCGAGCGGGCGCTCGTCCCGCCGTTCGAGGACGTCTCGATCGTGCGCGCGGAACTCGGCCAGGACCTCCTGCTCATCGGTGCCGCGGAACTCGCGTTCGATCGACTCATCGCGGACCCCGCCGCCTGGTGA
- a CDS encoding GNAT family N-acetyltransferase, with product MPAAWTLRAATIDDSTWMAELRAVVMRPDLERLGRYDETRVRQRFLGGYRPEHTSVIEVEGITAGLVALRPEPDERWLEHFYLAPEHQGAGLGTAVLTRLLADDGDPRPFRLNVLQGSPARRLYERHGFTLEREDEVDVWMVRGAGAGDRHGGRTFG from the coding sequence ATGCCCGCCGCCTGGACACTCCGCGCCGCCACCATCGACGACTCGACCTGGATGGCCGAATTGCGTGCCGTCGTCATGCGACCCGACCTCGAGCGCCTCGGTCGCTACGACGAGACCCGCGTGCGTCAGCGCTTCCTCGGCGGATATCGACCGGAACACACCTCGGTGATCGAGGTCGAGGGCATCACGGCCGGGCTGGTCGCCCTCCGCCCGGAACCCGACGAGCGGTGGCTGGAGCACTTCTATCTGGCGCCCGAACACCAGGGCGCGGGCCTCGGCACCGCGGTGCTCACGCGGCTCCTGGCCGACGACGGCGACCCGCGCCCGTTCCGCCTGAACGTCTTGCAGGGCAGCCCGGCCCGCCGCCTCTACGAGCGCCACGGCTTCACGCTCGAACGCGAGGACGAGGTCGACGTCTGGATGGTCCGCGGCGCGGGAGCAGGAGATCGGCACGGTGGCAGGACGTTCGGCTGA
- a CDS encoding metallophosphoesterase family protein has product MPTSLLLLADTHLPKRAKVLPDAVWAAVDAADVVVHAGDWVDEATLDALETRAARLVGVFGNNDGPGLRARLPEVARFELDGLRFAVVHETGAATGRERRADEAFPDTDVLVFGHSHIPWDSVSPAGLRLLNPGSPTDRRRQPECTMMTARVEDGALRDVRVVPVSR; this is encoded by the coding sequence ATGCCGACCTCGCTGCTCCTCCTCGCCGACACCCACCTGCCGAAGCGGGCGAAGGTCCTGCCGGACGCGGTCTGGGCCGCCGTCGACGCAGCAGACGTCGTCGTCCACGCGGGTGACTGGGTCGACGAGGCGACCCTCGACGCCCTCGAGACCCGGGCTGCCCGCCTCGTCGGTGTCTTCGGCAACAACGACGGCCCAGGTCTCCGCGCGCGCCTTCCCGAGGTCGCGCGCTTCGAACTCGACGGACTGCGGTTCGCCGTCGTCCATGAGACGGGGGCGGCGACCGGTCGCGAGCGACGGGCCGACGAGGCCTTCCCCGACACCGACGTCCTGGTCTTCGGACACAGCCACATCCCGTGGGACTCGGTCTCGCCCGCCGGCCTGCGTCTGCTCAACCCCGGGTCGCCGACGGACCGCCGTCGTCAACCGGAGTGCACGATGATGACCGCTCGGGTCGAAGACGGCGCGCTCAGGGACGTCCGGGTCGTCCCGGTCTCCCGCTGA